GAGAGAAACGGAGGACACGATGTGactggagagacagcagagatggcggggttgggggagggctgATGGGGAGGACAACCGAGGGATGACTGGCAGGTCTGGAGATAATGCTCCTTATCAGCCGGCTATCTCTCAGACGGCTGTGGTCTGAGCCGGACGCAGGCTCCCGGGCGGCTCTCCGTTACCTGCCCGTCCCTGAcctagcctcctctcctcttcctgtctgcaggGTGGCTGTCCTCCACTTGACCTTCTCCCCACCGTGTCtgtctcccttcatctccctcaagtgccccctccccccccccccccccatctccccttctGCCAACGGTCTGTCCCTTCCTCTAACTTCCACTTGTCCCTGTATCACTCCCACCTCTGCTCCTCAACCTTAGGCCTGTTTGTCCTTGTTGGTCCCCCTGGAGGCTGGTCCTGTTCGGATCCGAGCAGGCCAGTGATTCCGAGGGCCTTGCGCTAAACTCACAGTGGGATGGGCCTGACATACAGTACTCACCCCCGCGCCAGGCATAGCCTGACACACTGTCTGGAACTTAATACACCATTCCACACACAGCGGGGTTAACAGGTCAGCATATCCCACTCTCCTCGGTGATTACCTCCCGTCTGTATCTGCAGATCAAACCAAAGCGGCGGCTCCTTCCTGTTCCGTCTTATCCTCCATGACCCTGTAcccagtgaggagagagagcagaggggaaggtattatatatgtgtgtcagagaggagccaggcagcaCCAGCACACAGAACTCCATGTAGGATATTAATACACACTCGGGCTGCTTTGATGTTCCGGCATCGCCATGGCTAGCAGAAATAATCCTGTTACAATAGCgttgatcagtgtgtgtgtgtgtgtgtgtgtgtgcgtggatgtgtgtttgtgtgtgtgtgtcttgtaggGTTTTGGAGTGCCGTGTCGTAGTGTGTTCTTCTGACTTTGTTCCTGTCTCTTCCTGCTCCAGCACCACAGAGCAAATGCTGGCAGAGGCCAGGCTCCTAATGAAACAGCCTTGATAGAGGGGCATGGTGAACATGGCTCCTGACAGTGGCCCTTCTAACAGGCCTTGGCCACTGCAACTGTCCCTACTACACGTCTCATTAGATGGTCGGGGTACAGTGTTTCTCAACCGGTCTAACCTACGTCTCTGCTCGCctgttctctctgctctgctgttacTTTGTACCGTATGTAGTTCAGGCGATGGGAAGTACCTTCTGCTGTACAGAGGATTGTGGGTCAGAATAACGAGACAAATATTCGGGCTCACATACTGCAAAAGGCAACTGGATGCAGTTGGACATCCTGGTATTTTTGGCACACCGCATTTCACGTACTTTGTATTGGGACACACCTGTTGTTAAACAAaccctgtcgtgtgtgtgtgttcccagtggAGTTTGAGGTGCTTGACCTCGCCTCGCTGCAGTCAGTCCGACGATTTGTTGAGACCTTCAAGGGGCGGGACCTGCGCCTGCATATCCTGGTCAACAATGGTGAGTGAATCAACCAAGCACGATCAGTGCATTGTTTTGCCCTGATCCTGTTTATCAAAccctttgttgtgtgtgtgtgtgtgtagctgccgTCATGTTCGTGTCTGAGGGCTGTACAAAAGAGGGTTTTGAGCAGCACTTTGGGGTCAACTACCTTGGACACTTCCTGTTGACCTTGCTGCTCCTGGACATCCTGAGGCACTCTGGGAAGTGCGGTTCCAGCGCGCGTGTGGTCAACGTCTCCTCGTCTGCTCACCGTGCTGGAGAGATCAAACTCCACGATCTGCAGAGCAGGTAgaaaccagcacacacacacacagaaacagacttGGACTCAGGTTCAAGCTCGGACTCATGACCACTGACATATGACACAACGGTAGCTGTGCATTCAAACCAGTCAGGAGGCGTAAGATGAACAATGCTCAGTCCTTTGgttttctcctcccctttcctctcctcagaaAGTGCTATTCTCCCCATGCCGCCTACTGCCAAAGTAAGCTGGCGCTCCTCTTATTCTCGTCCCACCTACAACTGGTGCTGGCGAGCGGAGGGTTCCCAGTGAGCTCCTGTGCGGTGGACCCTGGCATGGTGGACACAGCCCTGTACCGCCACCTCCCTGTGCCTCTCCGCCTGGCACAGCGAGCCGCAGCTCGTCTGTTCTTCAGGGTAAAGATCTCCCGCTGTTCCGACTAAGTACTCATAATATTAGCACAGCCAGTTTAAGACGTGCATAAATCATCAAGCTCACGCACAGATAAactcctaaccccccccccccccccttatacacacacacacacactgtgcatacTCTGTGAACACTCTCGATACATGAGGCTTTTCTCTGAGCATTAGCTCCATGCTGAGAATGAGCAAGAGTCTGTTTAGTGCAGAGCGGAGCGGAGCTCGATTATTTCTGAATATTTGTTGCATATCTTAAAGCTTTGGCCTGGGGGCGGTGTTCATTTCTGTAAGATGAGATAGAAGgagacgggtgtgtgtgtgtgtttgtgtgtgtgtttatgagcatGTGGAAGTTTGTGAGTTTAATCATTAGAGGCAGTCGCCTCCAAACACAATCTTTCTGGGTCATTTTCCCCACAactatcacacaaacacaccattaaTCACATGCTCGGCCatagaaaacaaaacacacattaacacacacaccatgtgcaCAAGCACATTGACTAATTTAAGATTAACTACACACCCCAATTTCAGCCTTATCCTGCTccttcataaaaaataaaatgctttcCTTTTGAGTCTTTCTCAAATGCTCGAAGTGATACAAAAACACAGCCAATAAGCATACACAACCCTTCCATGTGATGTGTTAGAGAAGCTTGGAAAGGCACTCATACAACAGTTTTTTTCACCTTTTAAGGGCAAAAAGGGACTGTATTTATCACCAAATGATAGCACATTTATGAGTATTAACCATTGGGGTTTAACAAAAGAAAATCCAAAAAATGGCTGTGCTCTACCATGACCAGTTCCACCCAGTCTATTCATAAAATCCGTGTGTTGATCTACTGGGATCATTATCAATGAGGGGAGCAGCTGTAATGACAGGCAGAAAGTGTGGGTCCTTgtctgtggcacacacacacacaaaacatcccTCTGGCTGCTGTGAGCCCCTGCTGTTTTACTGCTCAATGCATCCTGCCCctgtctaaacacacacacaccagacacacacacacacacacacacagggatatggGTCTTCGCCACAGTCTTCTCTTTTCACCTGTACTCAGTAGGAGCTGCTTTTGAAGGCAAAAATACACAACACAAATCtgatctccccatctctctttgaACATAGCTTCGGGTCTCTTtcatgcacagacacgcacatacagATTGGAAAGCATGTACAAATTACAGACTGTTGCCACAACTAGGCTAGGACTGGCTCTAGAAAAAGCACTGGAACTCAAACATATATACGATATATTTATTTGTGatggcgtgtgttgtgtttccttAGACCCCATCAGAGGGTGCGTCCACGGTGCTGTACAgtgctctgtccccctccctggaaGGAGATGGCGGGGGCTACTGGGCTAATGGACGCAGGGAGATGACATCACACCCCGCGACCCACGACCCCCAGCTCCAGCTTCGTCTGTGGGATGCCAGCCTGAAGCTAGTGGGCCTAAACGCTAGCAGGTTAACAACGCTGGGTTAACCCCAGGACTAACTTTTGGACAGAAGACTTATCTTGGACTATCTTGGAtaaaccctctcctcctctactcatccttccctccttccctccctctatcctggcCTCCACtcgtccctcttctcctccggtCCTTTTCTCGTGTCATATCTGGCCATTATCTTTGTGTTTGACAATCCTTCCTCCAAAACTGGATACGGAACTGACGGTGGAGGATGGCCCCCCCGTCCTTCTCTGAGATCTTTGTGAAAAGAAAAGAATGGACCCCTCTCTCGCTGGcattgtgaacacacacacacctgtccaagCCGTGAGTGCGCTGGGCTTCTTCGCAAGGGTGTGTGCGCTGATCCAATCTTTTCCTAAGCGGGAAAACCGCCGTCTCTCCAATCGGAGAACGCGACTCCTCCCTGGTGTGATGTCATCCGGACGTGTC
The DNA window shown above is from Osmerus eperlanus chromosome 3, fOsmEpe2.1, whole genome shotgun sequence and carries:
- the LOC134017427 gene encoding dehydrogenase/reductase SDR family member on chromosome X-like isoform X1, with amino-acid sequence MVNMAPDSGPSNRPWPLQLSLLHVSLDGRGTVFLNRSNLRLCSPVLSALLLLCTVCSSGDGKYLLLYRGLWVRITRQIFGLTYCKRQLDAVGHPVEFEVLDLASLQSVRRFVETFKGRDLRLHILVNNAAVMFVSEGCTKEGFEQHFGVNYLGHFLLTLLLLDILRHSGKCGSSARVVNVSSSAHRAGEIKLHDLQSRKCYSPHAAYCQSKLALLLFSSHLQLVLASGGFPVSSCAVDPGMVDTALYRHLPVPLRLAQRAAARLFFRTPSEGASTVLYSALSPSLEGDGGGYWANGRREMTSHPATHDPQLQLRLWDASLKLVGLNASRLTTLG
- the LOC134017427 gene encoding dehydrogenase/reductase SDR family member on chromosome X-like isoform X3; protein product: MPNQHGRVAIVTGGARGIGYEIARHMASLGAHVIIGGKDEQEGLSALRRISKENTEAKVEFEVLDLASLQSVRRFVETFKGRDLRLHILVNNAAVMFVSEGCTKEGFEQHFGVNYLGHFLLTLLLLDILRHSGKCGSSARVVNVSSSAHRAGEIKLHDLQSRKCYSPHAAYCQSKLALLLFSSHLQLVLASGGFPVSSCAVDPGMVDTALYRHLPVPLRLAQRAAARLFFRTPSEGASTVLYSALSPSLEGDGGGYWANGRREMTSHPATHDPQLQLRLWDASLKLVGLNASRLTTLG
- the LOC134017427 gene encoding dehydrogenase/reductase SDR family member on chromosome X-like isoform X2; amino-acid sequence: MSLLAYILPIIRIYLVGLKVLLCQMFSSPFTLPVMPNQHGRVAIVTGGARGIGYEIARHMASLGAHVIIGGKDEQEGLSALRRISKENTEAKVEFEVLDLASLQSVRRFVETFKGRDLRLHILVNNAAVMFVSEGCTKEGFEQHFGVNYLGHFLLTLLLLDILRHSGKCGSSARVVNVSSSAHRAGEIKLHDLQSRKCYSPHAAYCQSKLALLLFSSHLQLVLASGGFPVSSCAVDPGMVDTALYRHLPVPLRLAQRAAARLFFRTPSEGASTVLYSALSPSLEGDGGGYWANGRREMTSHPATHDPQLQLRLWDASLKLVGLNASRLTTLG